The region AGGTCATTATAAAACCtgctttgttttcatttgtcatgtgtTGCTTgcatctcagaaaaaaaaaaaaaatcctgtcactggggtggtatcCTTTCTACAGGTACACCTTTTACCTTTTAAAAGTGTACcgtcccagtgacagcttttgtaccttttttttaagAGAGCAGTGTGATCAGCCCAGTTTTAAAGTCTGCAAGCATATTATGTGTACAATCTGTCCGGATTTAAAAATTGGTGTCGTTTATTCCagtcttttataaaaaaaatgcaaggtATTGCTCATTGAATGACTAGAGAAGCCCATCCCATTGATGAGCTCATATCCTTTATGATGAATTGGGTGATTAAAACCTTCATGTCCTTGCTTGATCATTGAAGTGGTTGACCGCACCAAAAAAGTGCAGACAGCCACGGATATATCAGGGAAAAGCAGGAAATTTCCCTGTGATAAACTGATCCTCAACCTGGAGGCAGCAGTCAGAGGATGATGTAATAGCTGTTGCTAAGGCAAcgtaaacagttcagaaacataaGGAAGCAGGCTGGAACTGTTAGATCAGCTTCAGCGCATGGCATCACTTCTTCCAAACACGACTGTGAACCACCCATCTACCAAACACACACTCGACACACACTTTGTGTTGCCAGTAAGGACTGAAACACATCTCTGAGGAATGTGAATAACGTCAGTGAGATTTCACACTGGAAAATGATGTTACTTATGCTTGTGTGCGCAAATGTTTTGGACtctcataaaattatatatttatatgttcataAAGTATTCAAATACTGCACCTCTGCAGCAGCCtctacatatgtgaccctggaccacaaaaccagtcttaagtgtaaatctTCCAAATTGAGATGTATAAATCATAcggaagataaataaataagctttccattgatgtatggtttattaatatcagacaatatttggccgagatcatctggaatctgagggtgcaagaaaatcacctttgaagtttcccaaatgaattcttagcaatgcatattattaatcaaaaattaagttttgatagaTTTATGGTAGGAATTTTACTAAATATCTCCACGGAACataatttttacttaatatccaaattatttttggcataaaagaaaaatctataattttgactcatacaatgctttttggctattgctaaaaatataacccagagacttaagactggttttgtggtccagtgtcacatatacaattaaaataatgtattttgacaAATGAAATGCACATTAATCCAGATGAATAATGTTTGAAGCAAGAAAgcttaaaaaaaagcatcatgaaCAAAGTGAATTGCTAATACGTTTACTCAGATGTTTAGCAGGTGTTATCGCTCTATCACTAAAACCCATAGTTgacatcaaatacatttttgcaaagtTGACATCCTATCAGGTGCAATATACTTTACgccatatttaaatatttttaacaacatttaCTTATAATTATCTTCTAGCTATTATTATCATCTCACAAGAATTGAAGGATTACTTGgaatatttgtgtttaaaaattgcatttattatagCATATAGGACCATTCAAAATGAACAAGGAGCAAATGTATACCAGTAACTACAATTACaattaaaagctttattttttaaataaattacaaaatatttgtagaTTTTTTCTAGTTTAGTTGTCAGAATTGCTTTCTTCTGTAAGGTTATGTAAtatttagtattaataaaaacGGACAATTCATAAATACCAATACAGCATTTCTGTGCCCTTTAAAGTATATACTCAACTAAATACACTGCACAATAACTTATGATTTTCAGATGATGTTGGCATAAATATTTCACACATTATAGAACTTTATAAAACATATTGAGTAACTGAGAGACTGAATGTCCTTAAACTATTAGGAGAttgcacactaccattcaaatgtttggggtcactaaattatttaaataacatactgtatttgtatttattcagcAAGCACACATTTGATTCATAGAGtcactgtaaagacatttataatgttccaaagCATTTCTTCTTCAAACaatgtttccacagaaatattaagcagcacagcctATAATAATTTTCATCATTGATGATTAgaagaaatgtctcttgagcatcaaatcagcatataagaatgatttctgaaggatcatgtgacactaaagtatGGAGCGATGACTACTATAAgcataatgtttaataaaaaaaaattaaaagatcttgccaaccccaaacttttgaacagtagtcttTTTTTTGTGCTAGGCATAGAAATAAAATTATAGTGCCAAAAAAGGCACAGACTCTATAAACCGCAAACTCACTGAGCTCATAGCATGTAAAAACTTGTCGAGAGAGTCATGTTATAGAATGGTATCTTCACTGTCCTCTTTGACTGGACTGAGAAGCGACTTCCTCTGCTTGGAGATGGCAGCCCACAAACGACACAGCATCCCGCCTCTGAGTGACAAATGCATGGACACAGATTTACTACACATCGTACAGAACTGTTCAAAAGACTGGATCACTATGTTTTTCTAgcaattttatttagcaatgcattacattgaaaacaattcaaataaccgctgttcttttgagctttctaaatacaataaataaataaagcatactgtatttttaatcaaataaatgtaaccttggagagcataagagctactttcaaaaggaaaaaaaaacaaaaacaaaaaaattacagaagccaagcagtagtgtatatatgatttctttaatgaaatattgAATTTTAACTATATCTCCTGCACCTTGGCATATTATTCTTGTTCAGTACTTACTTGATGCCACAGTACTGCAGATCATCTCTGCAGGCCAGATGGAGGAGACCGTCCAAGGTAAACTCATGAAAAACAAGCTTAAAGAAAGAACAGCCAATCACTATCAACTATGTTTTAAAGCAAACTTTTACTATTAGAAGTCTATAAAAATGAATTAGCAAatcaaaaatccatattttcaCTCACTATTTCTATGGTTTTCTCATCTACTGGAACACCTCTTAACCAGCGCACCATAGCAGCATTGTGAGCATTATAGTGTGAAGGTTTATTATCTGTGGGAATGAATAAACATATCACACAATGGCTACATACACTCTTACTATGGATGCATTACTTTAACATTACTGTAAATATGCAGTCTGTTATACACTATTACCAAAATAAATGGTCACTACAAAACTTATTGTTTCTAAAACACTTTCAGAACAGGGTTTTACATCTATAGAAGTACATATTGTGAAAACACAAGTCCCGAGGGTAAGGCATTAAATAGGGTTGGTTGAATTTGGTTAACAGTTTTGAGCGAATACAAGGTGTGTTCTCTGCGAGTCTCAAAATCTCCTCCCAGAACTAAAGACAAGCAGTGGCAAGTGGAGTGGATGTGAATAAATCTGACACATATTGCTCCATGGCCACACCTTTTGACTGCCTCGGGTGAGAACTTTCTCTCGTATGGAGGAAGAAGTTAAAAACAATTGTTCAGTAGCAAATACAGTGCTTATTCAGAAGTCACAGTTAAAAAAACCTGAGCTACCTGCCACTGTAGACACAGCCCTGATCTCCAGAGCGTTGATGTGCCTTTGTTTCGTCTGAAGTGAGTTCCTCAGAAGCTCCTGGAATTCTTTCTCCTTTTCATTCAGCTGAATTAGCAACCTGGAATGCAATGCAAACAATTCACAACAGAATAAAAtctatagcttttttttttttatagtttgagaCCAATTACTAAGACTACTGTATTTTCCGCGCTATAAGGCGCACCTTTAATGAATGGTCTATTTTAGAAcggttttcatatatagggcgcaccagattataaggcgcatagaaatgaagatactgcagtcaaacgtttgactgggtttgcgttatgcatccactagatggagctgtgctaaagcgaatgtcaacattttgagaGAACaacttgatccatatataagacgctacggattataaggcgcactgtcattttttgagaaaattaaaaaattaattaagtgcgccttatagtgcggaaaatacggtaacagTTAGTAAAAGTGTAAGATTAACAGCATATGCTTGACTGAAAAGTAATGTAATAGCAAgggtgtgcattttttttttttacaaattaaaacttgtttccaatttttatattttaaaatatattttacttttcagcagccataactccagtcttcagtgtcacatactccttcagaaatatatattttttatatataaaaaaatgttttgatacattttcaggattctgtTAATGAATAGAACGTTCAGAAGAtagcaattatataaaaaaatttttttttaaattatatatatatatatatatatatatatatatatatatatatatatatatatatatatatatatatatatatatatatatatatatatatatatatatatatatatcataaatgcctttactttcacttttgatcaatttaatgcattgttgctgaattaaagtattattttacttaaaaaatctaataataaaagcaaattacAATTTTcggacctcaaacttttgaatggtagtgtacattatgtatattttaagCAGTAATCACTGTGAGGTTTGTCAGCAAAAGTTTTCAATACCTCCTGGACTCAAGTCGAAGTTCTGATAACTCCTGTGCAAGTAAAGAGTGGCTAGAGATGAGTTCACTGGGCAGATTGTGGCATTTGGCGTGACCCTCTTCAGAATTTTGACTGATACCCCATTCCTCTTTGTTCTTCATGATGGGGGTGACGGTTGTTTCAGAATCGGCCTCTTTGGGCTGCTCGGTTTCTGGAGAACTTTCCTCGTTTTCAAATGATGACTGTAGCTGAAGCCTGAGCTCTGAAAATGGATTTTGAGGGATGGCAATGAAGATATGCAGGTAACAGTAGTTTCATGAATGCAATAAAAGCATATGGGATTATAGTTTTAATTGAAATGATGTCCTTCATGCACCTGGGAGCAAAACTGTGATAGCATCTTGTACAGCCTGTCTCAGCAAGTTGTCCAAAGCAAACATCCAGTGAGGTTTTATTTGTTGTTTCCTCAGAACCTTTTTCACCTACAAACACAAGAGTCACACATACTTTAGTATTATGAAGGTAAGATTTAggagtaaatgaataaatgcacaaatatatgtatatactttttttttaaaactttttaattgcAAATATATCAATGTATAGTGCACAGATGATgtattatatagaatatatatatatatatatatatatatatatatatatatatatatatatatatatatatatatatatatataattttaaaaaacagatttttagACAAATCCCTAATCCTCTGTATGTGTACTTTTTAGTAATTGCAAATGTTGCTAATTAGCCCttagttttatttagatttatgctTACTGAAATGAATGCAAACTGAAAGCAATGAACATACTGCATCCTGGAAGCTAAAGAGCACCGCCTGCAGGCTGCTGAGAGGCACAGAGGTGTTCAGCAGGCTAGAACGTAAAGTCAGGAGGCTGTTAGTCAAGTGCCTTTTGTCTGGAGAGCGGATGTTCTCTCGGAGGCAGCCAATCAGCTGGCTGATGTGATCTGGGGTGATGCACGGCTCCTCCGCCTGCGAGATGGTATAAAAGGCGAATCTTCACACACGTTTCAATTCAGAATCATTCAAGCATGTAAGAAAGGGCACTGGTGGTGTGACAGCATTCCACATCAGTCATCTCAGGTGACACAATAGTTTGAGAATGTACCTGCGGCAGCGTTTCCTCAATGTTTTGAACTACATCGCTGATGTACTCGGTAAGGATCCTATTCAGCGTATCCCTCCGTTCGCTGTCCTTTCTCAGCATGAACAGACCTAGATTCTCTCCAGAACCCGCTGGGCTTGTGGTCATGTCTGCTTGAGGCTCATCTGGCACTCTATCAACAGAAAAATACATACAGCATGAAGGCAAATCAGACATTTCAGGTGCTCGAagaatatttcaatataaaactCCCAGAATTTGGGATATAATGCATGGACTCACGCCAAAAAGCTGCTGGAGATGGGTGGGCTTTCAGCCATGTCATTTCCTTTGAAGGCAGGAGTGGTCCTTCTTAGATCAAAAGAGGAGGACAATTCCATGTGTTCTGAATCTGTGTTCTCCACACGCAATGCAATGGGTACAGACATGCTCCTATGAAAGTCTCCTACAATATAATGACCATATATACActcaaaatatgcaaatatcCAGTAATTAATATCAAATTACTTTGATATATTAGGCATATTCATATGTGGGCGTTTCTTCAAATTCATCACACTCGGCTATGGCACTCTAATGTACTGGGGTTCATTTTCAGGGATTATTCTGGGGATTTTATTCACTTATTTTCCTGAATGAAGATCATAGAAAAACTGCCTGGGGAATTTTTATCATTTCCTCATTTTTCAAATGCCTGGAGGACatatattctttttctttttcataaaaacaaaacaaacttaaaaataaataacttaataaaaaattaaatatacatgaatgaaatatatacaaataaataataattaaaataaaatcaagtaaattacttaattataaaattaacttattaaataatttaattaataatagaattataaataatagtactagttaaataagtgaataaaaacGGATTTCTTCTGCAATATGAATAAACATTGCTGTACATGAGTAgaccaacaaaaaaaaaggtgagTGTGAAAAGTAGTGTTTAAGAAACACCCATTTAAAGGAGTTGGTTTTAAAGTGTCAGAGATTTAAAGACTCACCGACAGGTTCTTTCAGAGTGTTGTCAGACTGAGGCTTTGCCCTTTTCCTGGGACTGGCCTTTAGAAAGCTGTTTTTCAGGAGCTCTGATGCTGTAGCTCTCTTGTCTGGGTTGGGTTCAAAGCAGCACATGATGAAGCCTTTGGCTTCCTCCGACATGCACTCTGGCACTGTGGGATGGATCTTAAACATGCCCACCTGCGGGGGGACAGTTATTAAACCTGATGAGATTCTTTGAAAgagatattaacatttaggccTGAAACTCAAGCAagtatgcaaacacaaacacttctAGCTACACATAATGtgccagaaaaaaattaataacagcaGCTGTATTGAAGCATCAGTCTTTTCCACAATGGACGCTATAGCAGACATTAGCGCAGTTATTTCTCTGGCTTAACTGTGACTCTATTAAATATGCTTTAAGCATGAAGTCAATTGGGAATGTGAGAATGGAATGTAaataaacttcacatttcatttaacaTGGTTATATAACGATTAGCTTAAAATAACACTCAGATCCCTGCTACAAAAACCTGCAGTACCTTAAACATGGCTGCTTGAGGACTTCCCAGCTCATGAAAGGGAGGCTTCCCTGTGGCCATTTCAATGATGGTGCAACCCAAAGACCAGATATCAGCCGGTTTGCCATAGCCACGAGGACCTTGGTCGATGATTTCTGGAGCCATGTACTGCAGAGTGCCTGTGGACGAATGAATCACAAGGAGTTTGAAAAGCAAACACACAAAAGTACATAATGTAATGTGAGAAGTACGCACTAGGAGACTCACCTGTGAACGTCTCTGTACATGGATTGATTCCTGCTAGTCTCTTAGAAGTGCCAAAATCTGATATCTTGAGCAGTCCGCTGTATGTATTTACCAAAACATTATCACCCTGGTGAGATGAAAAGTTATGGCATGTTATAATGAAAACTGCAGCTGGAATATTTCTTACAGAGTCTGAAAGCATCCATTTATACCTTAATATCTCTATGGACGATCTGATTGTCATGGAGATATTTCAGCCCTTCAAGAATCTGCTTGGTATAGAAGACAATGGTCGCCTCATTATCTTTAAGAGGCCCCCACTGTGATCGTAAGAGAGAGGACAAACTTCCtgtgaaggaagaaaaaaaacaagtgaatacattttcaaatcatACACTCTGTatccacatgcacacacataaataaatataaaatgtcaaaagtCTACTACAGTGATATCCTTTCCAAGCTGGTcaaatatcaataatattttgAAGTAACTACTTCACTACAAACTGCTCAACGTTTTTTCATGACTCAGGATAGTCTAGGTATTGTCTTCATATAGGAGGTGTAGGACCAAACACATCAATGAGTGTTACGTCACTGAGCCATAAATAACTCGGAGATTAATTCTCTAAACTGGTCTGTGCTGTTCGGTACAGCACATTTCAATTACACTCTCAGTTGGAGATCTTCCAACACATGAAGATTACACACAACACACCCTTCCTTAGAGAGCCTAGGATTTCTCAATTGACCTTACGAAAATCATCATTTCCCCATGTCACCAAAAAATGACAAGTTAAAAGGAAATGACAGAGAGCAATCAGAAAAGCACGCCACACCTCCAGGAACCTCCTCCATGAAGATCTTGATGAAGCCATCCTCACTGACGGATCCCAAATACTGAACAATATTCCTGTGCTTCAGCCTCTTGTGTAGGGCAATCTCCTCATGGAGTGGCTGAgagtagcttaaaaaaaaaaaaaaaaaaaaaaaaaaagagaccaaaatggtagacaaaacataaaaattatgaTCATCTAAGCTATGCAGTTCTGACCACAATCATAAGGGTGGTTATGGGCATATTTGGTTAAAACAGTTAAGCACAAGACTTGGATCAAATGGAGAGTTCTATTTCTGCTAAATGTCCATGTGAGGACAGATTAAACAAGCATCGGTCCTGTGCACAAACATTACTGGGCCGTGGGGACCTTTGAACATGGTCAGGGGtcaacaaacaaacattgatttCTACTGAAGCAGATCAACAATGTATACACAGTTCAGAAGTGATGTAAATATTCTACTAAAGGTTAAAAGTAAAGGTCATATTatacatcattttattattattatttttaaatgtattaatatacgtGACCCTGGAtgacaaaagcagtcttaagtgtcagtttttttttaaatcacatgaaAGCTGAACAAATACGCTTTCTATTGTTGTATGGATTTGATATGATAGGACAATATATGTTCGacatataattatttgaaaatctggaatctgagggtgcaaaaactaTTATTGACGTGtttacggtaggagatttacaaaatatctacatggaacatgatatttacttaatatcctaaagatttttggcataaaagaaaaatcgttAAGTTTGACCCTTACAacgtatttttggctattgctaaaaatataccttaGCCacatatgactggttttgtggtccagggtcactgtCTAATATATCAAATTATTCATAGATTTTATGAATCATATCATACAGTAATTCTGTGTGGCAAAATTAGACATGTTTTAAGAGTTGTGAATCTaatagtatatttttaatgtgCATTGTTACGTAGTATATATGAAGCTATTTTATCTTTTATCTGTTTGATTCTTCGTGATACAGTTggaataaattaaacaaacttaCAGCTAAATTGATAAGAACTTAAGAAGCATATTCTAAATGATGCATTCCACTAGAGAAATGAAAGCAATGGAAAAACATGTTCATACGTGCTGTCCTTCTCTGGAATCTCTTTGATTGCGATGCGCACTTGATTGCTGAGGTCCCGTCCAGCGTACACCACTCCATAGGTTCCTTTCCCCAGCACCACCTTGTCTCCCTTTTCATTCCTCTCATAAACGTACTAAATTGTAcgaaattgatacttttattcatcaagggtgcattaaattgacatttaatttaaaattgacaGCAAAGACAGTAATAACGCTACAATAGATAAGTTTAGCCTTGGTGATAagagacaaactttttttttttttttataattttcaaccTCAAACTTTCGAACgataatatatgttttatgaaatattttacatttaattaagcaATGATTAAATATTAAGGAAAAATTAAAGTTAAACAAACATGTATGCTCAATGCTTGTTAAAAACagcaaagctgagttttctaGGACGAAGCATTACATTTCAtacttcctgtagctcaagtggtagagcattgcgttagcaagcgcaagATTGGGGGTtggattccccgggaacacatgataggtaaaaattgatagcctgaatgcactgtaagtcgctttggataaaagagtctgctaaatgcataaatttaatttagttttaatttaactgCTATATTCAGCAAGTACTAAACTTGCTGCACTTAGAACACATGACAGCAGGAAGTAGGTTTAAAATGTGGAGTTATGGCAATACTAAAGAAATCACAGTTGCATTATTGAACCATATGGAAAGATCCACATTAAAAGAAACTATTTTACCATAAAATGTCAAGTCACTGTTATTTCTATAGCGCTTACAGATACAGTACAGATCAAAgcaaaagcagcttcacagtaataaacagaaaTAGCAGAATCAACTGACACTACATTTCCTGACTGGCAAAATCCAAGCCATGAGAAATGGACCAACTAATTGGTTAATCAAAACTAAACTAAGGAGGTTTTCAAATATATCTCAGGTCTGTTCAACTCAATAATATCATCCAATTCTACCATGAGCTACATCTACATCAGCGGAAGTCATTTCAAGGGTTATATATCAaggataagataaaaaaaaagctgcttaATCAACCAAGTGCACATTTTCACTAATGCCAAACATGGTTACTAGCTTGAACAAACAATGAGAAGATATGTGATATTCATGGTGATTTCTCTCACCTCTAAATCTCCTTCACCTGCCCTGATTGGACTGGAATCTTCCACGGGACTTTCTGTGTGATGCAACAGAGAGTTGACCAAATCACAGAACCTAACAAGCAGCAAAAATTACAGGGTTTGAGAATATGTCCAACgaaaaaaaatctctttcaaTGTGACATGATATTTCAGCAAAAATGGTGTTAAAATGCACTTAATCATTTTGCCATTACGTAATCGCTTGATGCTTATTTCAATGGAACTATGACAAATTCAAACGTGACTTACTGAACCTGATACAACAGGATACATGAGAAAATCATATGACCTGTATTTTAAAGGCATAGTGAATAGTGCCCGCAGCACCTCTGAAGATTAGATTCAGGTTATTCTTAAAACAGATTCACAGAACTTAATCTTTTAACAGTACATTTGCTGTCAAAACAATCATGACACTGGAGCTCTTCCCTTATGTTGTCCTTGGCAGCGTGTTTAAGCAATGTGCCGATGGGAGAAGCTTACCCTTTACAATGAAGATCGCTGGGAAAGTACAACTGGAAGTCATCTGAATTGTACAGGACATACAAAAAGCAGCTCCGCTCGTCAAACTTGGAGATGCTGCAAGAGTGGAATAACAGGGATTCACAATCACAAGCCAAAAACTAAAACATCAAAGATAATGGGACAAATCATTTTACACCATTTGAAACAGATCAAAATACAGCGATTTAGTTTGTAGTCCTAAAACTCAGAAGATCTGTGGTTTCCCTTGGGAATTTATaagttaaatcatttttaaacaaatgtatgtaAATCTGTGTGAATATGCCAACTGTTGTAGTGCAGTAACCCGCAatggttttaaaattaaatacgaTTTAGGTGAATATGTAATTACATGTGTTACATAGAACATTTGAAACTCTCTTTAAATAATGTCAATCAGAGATTTAGATTTTcagcaatatttaaatattcacagGATTGCAAATAATCCTTCTAGGATGGCCTACAAGATGACATTATGACTGAACAGCTAATTGTAactctaaaacattttaatgacaaatacAACACTTTATAAAAAACCCAGACAAATTTCATTTAGTTACGATGCCTTAGAAAATGAATCATGTTCAGATAAACAAATAATGCACACCTGTGTGGAAATACTAATCCTACTAGGAACACAAACCCTTCCTAGAGCTATTTATGCataactgaaattattttttaactatgGGTCAATGTGACCTTAAATATTAACATCCAGTGCCGTTTATTTTGCAACATGAGCTCTAAACTAGATGCCTGCTGCCCTAAGGGCTGGAAATGAGagcaaaaacagaaataaaaagaacagaaaaagacATTGACCAATAGCTTAAAAGCTGGAAAGAGGATAACAGGCGTCAACCAGGCCAAGCAACAAGtgaggaagtaaaaaaaaaagagaaagtcatTGGCCTGTTGCCAAACCAGAGCAGCCCTGGTGGGATTATAGACTTCTGCAAGATCGGAAAtggaaagcagaaaaaaaaggaaaaaaaaaaattgtggaaatGACAGTATTCCCATAAGCGAACAATACCTTACTCCACGAATCGCAGATGCTGGGAAAGTCCACTCATGAAGACCTTTCTGGGAAAGCCAAATAAAGCACATTACACTCCCACAGACATGTACACAAGGTTGAAATTTACAGCATAATGCATCGGGTCACTCCGCACTCCCGTCATGTTAAATGATGCCTATCCAccacataaataatttaataacatggaAACTCCACTGCGTGACAACACACACTGCAGCCTGCACAACGTGTGCAAAAAACATCAAGGGTCAAGGGTGTTCACCTCGAGTGGAGTGACGTGTCTCAGCTGCACTGTACGGCTGTCATCTTCTTCACTTACGCTTATTATACTAGGTTGGAAGACTTTAGTGGGCTCCAGAATCAGAACCTAAACAAGATATATATTTTGAGTCTGTTTATGTCTCCACCTTTTTGGCCTTTCCTTTAATTGTTGTTGAAGCGAAGTTAAACAAGCTGTCTCTTGTGCAGTAGGGTAATGTTGTACCGATGAGAAGGGAGAAAAGAGGCTGTCTTACTGGGCAGCGTGCTGTAGAAACGGTAGGCTTGCATGCCTGCACCATTAACTCCATCCAAAAGTCCACAGTTTCCTGTTTAGGATGACTGTTGTCTCGAGGTTTGGCAAACTgcttgtacagtatatatgtcTCCATGATGGATGCAACATACCTTTTTTAACAGAGAAATCTTATTTAGGTTTGCCTTCATGTTTTGTCACAATAATC is a window of Carassius auratus strain Wakin chromosome 16, ASM336829v1, whole genome shotgun sequence DNA encoding:
- the LOC113115999 gene encoding mitogen-activated protein kinase kinase kinase 5-like → MYTTERRRMSLHETKRKDPVRVSAGSLWQDHLALEIGGGGKGVISPRSRTRALSVVYIAVDDGSVPQTEANLSLTCLKEACADAHAVLKSISFERVALGTSEILDTFYNADVVVVEMNNTICQPSLFYHLGVRESFSMTNNVILYCNKREDDLQVVKEQCGSYTFIPYMVSPQGKVFACDATLMRGIKDFLHSSFKFESLLTPLEDRLVKLLESVHIHSSEYLHEAIRREIRLAREHFTGQALSQELGRIQKRLDSVELLSPDIVMSLLLSYRDIPDYDAIINLVETLNNLPMCMVTSHQNIKFQYIFALNRRNHPGDRAKALKLILPIVESGSTVASDVYCLCGRIYKDMFLSSGFKDTNSRDQACYWYGKAFEIEPTLHSGINNVVLLIAAGHEFDTSIELRKNGVTLSSLLGRKGSLEKMQDYWDVGFYLGAGILANEHKKVIDASEKLYRLNAPMWYVASIMETYILYKQFAKPRDNSHPKQETVDFWMELMVQACKPTVSTARCPVLILEPTKVFQPSIISVSEEDDSRTVQLRHVTPLEKGLHEWTFPASAIRGVSISKFDERSCFLYVLYNSDDFQLYFPSDLHCKGFCDLVNSLLHHTESPVEDSSPIRAGEGDLEYVYERNEKGDKVVLGKGTYGVVYAGRDLSNQVRIAIKEIPEKDSTYSQPLHEEIALHKRLKHRNIVQYLGSVSEDGFIKIFMEEVPGGSLSSLLRSQWGPLKDNEATIVFYTKQILEGLKYLHDNQIVHRDIKGDNVLVNTYSGLLKISDFGTSKRLAGINPCTETFTGTLQYMAPEIIDQGPRGYGKPADIWSLGCTIIEMATGKPPFHELGSPQAAMFKVGMFKIHPTVPECMSEEAKGFIMCCFEPNPDKRATASELLKNSFLKASPRKRAKPQSDNTLKEPVGDFHRSMSVPIALRVENTDSEHMELSSSFDLRRTTPAFKGNDMAESPPISSSFLAVPDEPQADMTTSPAGSGENLGLFMLRKDSERRDTLNRILTEYISDVVQNIEETLPQAEEPCITPDHISQLIGCLRENIRSPDKRHLTNSLLTLRSSLLNTSVPLSSLQAVLFSFQDAVKKVLRKQQIKPHWMFALDNLLRQAVQDAITVLLPELRLQLQSSFENEESSPETEQPKEADSETTVTPIMKNKEEWGISQNSEEGHAKCHNLPSELISSHSLLAQELSELRLESRRLLIQLNEKEKEFQELLRNSLQTKQRHINALEIRAVSTVADNKPSHYNAHNAAMVRWLRGVPVDEKTIEILVFHEFTLDGLLHLACRDDLQYCGIKGGMLCRLWAAISKQRKSLLSPVKEDSEDTIL